Within Lolium rigidum isolate FL_2022 chromosome 5, APGP_CSIRO_Lrig_0.1, whole genome shotgun sequence, the genomic segment CAACCTGTACCGgcactcctcctcgccggcgtctCTGTAGGTCTTCCCGTACCTGGCCTTCCACCCGGCGAACACCAGGCGGGTCTGCTCCTCGTAGGACACCTCCCCCGTCCGGACCCCCTTTCCGCGAGGAATCTCCTCCCTGCTGCGGCCGCTGAGGCCGGACGAGGCTATCCCGGCGGCGTTGGCCAGGCCGACGCGGCGGCGGGCGTCCTTGAACACCGCGTACCGgcactcctcctcgccggcgtctTCGTAGGCCTGCCCGTACCTGGCCTTCCAGTCCGCGAAGACCCGGCGAGTCTCCTGGTCGTACATGTCCGTGGCCGCCAGCGACGCCAGCAGCATTAGCAgcgccaccgctgccgccgccgtcatGAGAGCAGCCATGGACGGCCCCATCGCCGCAGCCACGAGGCCGAcgacgggagggccggggagacagAAGGATATCGCTGGTGGGCATACATGGGCCTTAACTCGCTTAGAAATACATGGGCCTTAACTCGCTTAGAAATACATGGGCCTTAACACAAAACATGCGTAGCCGGGTTTTAGtaactttcaaaaaaaaattggtttGTGGAAGTTTGTGATCCCACCGTAGGGATCGATTCGTTTCCATCTAATATTAAAAGTTTTcctttgaaacaaaaatttccttaTTCGTGTTTTCGATTGATGCCGCACCCGAACAGATTTTGGTTGCTAAACTCTGTATCCAAACAGGTCGGAGCGATTAAAGGGGCAGAGATAGAAACGGATACAGATATCGAACTCCTCATGGCACTACCCTTCTCGTCGTTCCTCTCTTCTTCCTCGCATTGCAACAAGCCTACCCCCGACTGGCCCGCCGTAGGTTTCGACCTCCGCCTCTTTTTTTTCTGGTAAGAAGCTCTAGCTTGACCGGATGGATCGTTCTTGTAGTTATTTTCGTTCTTGGCAATTCTGACTTTGGTGGCGCAAGTCAATCCAAATCATTGTCTCTCTCTGATCCATGCTTCTAGTACCTTGTTTAATCTGTATAGAATAGTTATAGAGTAGCAATTTTAATTTAATCCATTATGCAAGGTTTTTGAGTTGCGGCTCAAAACTGAGTCGCTAACTCTGCGACTCATCAGTAATTAGTTGTAAGTCGATGTTTAGTCGCGAGCCCCTGTGATTTTCATAAAAACGACTATACGGTGGCTCAAAAACCACGCCATGTATTTGGGAGCGAAGAGAGTCTCCAATGACACCATGCTACTTCACTTTTGTTATATACTTTCATGTATGCCCAAATAAAATGAGAATACCAGTCATATGTAGTTTCTTCAGAGAGATATGCATATTCATGTACGCTTAACAATGGCTATGTGCTGCTGTAGTTTTGATAGGAAACACCACCATGGGTGGGAAGACCATTCAGGTATCAGGTTTCCGTCGAACCGACAGCGCTGACAAGGTGAAGGATTTGCTGGAACGAGTTGCTGGTGCCGGCACGGTCTACGCAGCCAAGCTCAGGCACCCAAGGAATACCTCCGGAACTTCAAGACCTTTTGCTATTGTTCAGTTTCAGACCGAGGCACATGCTTCTTCTCTGCTGCTGCGTGCCACTCAAAAAAACGTGCTTCGCATCGGAGGTTATTATCTGAAAGTCCGGCCTGCACAGCATGACATTGTTCCAAGACCAAGAACTGCCATCTTTAATCTACGGGACGATGCAGCAGTACTGCATTTTGGTTGCCTGCTGAGCCAAGGAGAGATGTCTGTCTTATGGAGTACTGGAAGAGGAGTCTCGGTTGAGTTTGGATTTGGCATGAAGAAGATTTACTTCTACCTCTTACACGACTCGAAGAAATACAAGCTTGAGCTTTCCTATGAGAGCATATGGGAGATCCAGCTTTAccttccaccatccctttggtcgCAAACAAAGTTCCTAGTGATTCAGGTACAGGCTGCTCCAAAAATATATGAAAGATCCATGCCATGCTCTTCTGCTCCAGACTTCTTCAACTATTTTAGGGATGGAAAAGATGACGAATGGACCAGAACAACTGATTTCACTCCATCAGCTAGCATTGGGCAATCATACATCATGTGTCTAGAGGTGCCATATCTGTGTGATCTCCCAAACATTGATGAGTACTTTGCTTACTATACAACGCATGATTCTGACTTCCATCGCCGGAGAGGGTATCCGTATTCTTGCCATAGTCGCTTTGTTCCCATTGTGAAATCTTATTACTACACTGATATCCCCTATGAGATACTCTTCAAGATCAACCACATGGTTCAGAATGGGATACTCAGTGGGCCAACACTTGATGAGAGCTTCTTCCGTTCGGTCAGCCCATCAATTCAATGTATTGACCATATAAAGCTTGCACTTGAAAAGCTGCTATACCGTAAAAAGACCTGCTTGAATCCAACAAGCTGGTTGTCTGAACAATACTCAAAATATCGGAGATCACGCTCCAGGATAACATTACCTTGCATATCTCTGGATGATGATGATGGGCTGGTTCGGGTCTACAGGGTGCAAGTTACTCCTGCCAAAATGTACTTTTATGGTCCTGAGATTAATGTCTCCAATCGTGTTATACGGCATTATGCTGCTGACTTGGATAACTTCCTTCGGATTTCATTTGTTGATGAGGACTTTGAGAAGCTTCGCTCGGCAGACATATCACCTCGCTCTGCTTCCCGGAGAACTGCTCTATATGACAGAATTATGTCGGTCCTTTCAGATGGCATCACCATCGGTGACAAGAAGTTTGAGTTTCTAGCATTTTCTTCAAGCCAACTCCGAGATAATtctgcatggatgtttgcttctCGCCCAGGGTTATCTGCCAGTGGAATCAGGCAGTGGATGGGGAACTTCGCTGGCATCAGAAACGTTGCAAAGTATGCTGCAAGGCTTGGTCAGTCTTTTAGCGCCTCAACGGAAACCTTGAAGGTAGAAAAGTATGAGGTGGAAGAAATTCCAGATATAAAGAACGGTACGAAATACGATTTCTCTGATGGGATTGGAAAGATTTCAGCTGATTGTGCAAAACAAGTGGCCAAGAAGTGCAAACTCAACCGGTTTACTCCTTCGGCTTTCCAGATAAGGTATGGAGGTTATAAAGGCGTCGTTGCTGTTGACCCAGGATCACAATGGAAACTTTCGTTAAGAAAAAGCATGTTGAAGTTTGAGTCAGAAAATATCACACTGGATGTCCTCGCCTATAGCAAGTACCAGCCATGCTTCCTGAACCGGCAGTTAATCAGCCTTCTTTCGACCCTGGGAGTGAGAGATAGCATCTTTGAACTGAAGCAACGCGAAGCTGTGGAGCGGCTGAACAGAATGATCACTGAATCCCAAGCTGCTATTGAAGCGATTGAACTTATGCCCATGCGAGAAATAAGCAATACCATTAAAGGATTGCTTTGCGGCGGGTACCAGCCTGATCTTGAGCCATTTCTATCTATGCTACTGCAAACCTTGAGAGCTTTTAAGTTGCTAGAACTGAAAACGAAGTCCAGGATATTCATCCCACAAGGACAGGCCATGATGGGATGCTTGGATGAAACCCGCACGCTGAGTTATGGAGAGGTATTTGTGCAAGCCTCTTTTACTGCAAAGAATGACAGTGAGAAGAAAGTTGTGACAGGAAAAGTTGTGGTTGCCAAAAACCCCTGCCTCCACCCGGGCGATATCCGTGTTCTCCAGGCTGTTGATGTTCCTGCTCTGCACCACATGGTCAACTGTGTTGTGTTCCCGCAGCAAGGGCCAAGGCCTCATCCTAATGAATGTTCTGGGAGCGATCTTGATGGGGACGTATATTTTGTTTCTTGGGACCCAGATCTCATTCCAACTCGTATGGTGGCCCCTATGGACTATACTCCAGCACCAACAGAAGAACTAGACCATGATGTCCGGATGGAGGAAGTACATGAATACTTTGCAAACTACATAGTTAACGAGAGTCTGGGGATGATCGCCAACGCGCACGTAGTCTTTGCGGACAAGGATCCTCTCAAGGCCGAGAGCGAACCCTGCATTGAGCTTGCCAAGCTCTTCTCAGTCGCGGTCGACTTCCCAAAGACAGGAGTGCCGGCTCAGATCCCACCTCACTTTCACGTGAAGGAGTACCCTGATTTCATGGAGAAGCACGACAAAGAGACCTATGTATCCAATGGAGTGATCGGGAAGCTCTACAGGGAAATCAAGTGGCAGAACCCTCGTGTCGACCACTTCACAAGGGACGTGGCAAAACTTTCCTATGACACTGATCTGATCGTCGATGGTTACCAATATCACATCGAAGAAGCTGAGCAGTTCAAGGAAGACTACGACATCAAGCTGGGCAACCTGATGGACCACTACGGGATAAAAACCGAGGCTGAGATCATCAGCGGATGTGTTCTCATGATGGCCAAGAATTTCAGCAGGAGCAGCGACAATGAGGCTATTGCAGGTGCGGTGAGATCTCTGCGGAGAGAAGCGAGGTCATGGTTCGGCGAGAcggaggatgaggacgaggatTGGCGTAGTGTTCAGGAAGCCAAGGCGTCCGCTTGGTACCATGTGACCTATCACCAGGAGTACTGGGGTCGTTACAACCAAGAATGTGAGCGGCCACACCTCATAAGCTTTCCGTGGTGTGTCTGTGATATGCTGCTGAACATCAAGCATAGGAGGATGCGAAGAAAGAGGACCAAAACATGAGGTTCGGGTGAATGCTACCACCGCAACAAACGGGCAGTTAACTTGGGAGCATGATACATTGGTTAATTACCCCTGTATAGTATTGTAGGCTGATTTTTGTCTAAAACAACTTTTCCCAGCAAATAGGTTAAAGCTAAAACAAGTACATTTCTTTGAACGCAAATTCTAATTCTCCACCGGCATTATTCTCTTTTGTATAGTATTGTAGGCGTGATCGCGTGATGGCGATCGCACGGCTCACGCGCATGGCAGTTCTATCGAAACATAGTGGACACAGTTTCTGTCGCATGGTGCAGCGATGGGgtcaggattttcatattgggtaTTGGAAGTCCTTTTTCCAGCACGACAATATGAGATACGGATCAATAACTAGAAAGACTACCAATTATTCGTGGGAGTGACAACATCTCCAGTAGTTAAATTACTTGgcagaaaacaaagagaaaaggtATTACTCCATATTTACTCTACCACCATTTCCCTTATGAAAGGTAGGAATAATGTCATCGTCCTTCACTTGCGAGAAGAATTGGCGCTTAAGAGCACTAATTGGGTAAAATCAGAAAGAAAAAAAGTTAAGATTGAAGCACTCACTTGTCATGGTCTGAAACTCTGAACCGAAATTCTGAATATCTGAATTGAGTGACTGGGATTGTGGGTGCTGCAATGTTGCTGCTACGGCGCCTCAATGCCTGCCGGAACCAGTTTCTGATGCGCCGCCGTGAGCCCGTCCCACGAACGGAGAAGTTCGAGGTCGCGCTCGGAGCTCGGCCGTGCGCTGCGCCGGCGCGGCGTTTGGATATGGCTATGTGGCGGAGGGATTAGGGAGCAGGCAGCTGATGGCGAAGGTTGGGCCGCAGGAAGCGAGAGAGCTAGCGGGGGCGTTGCGGAGCTCCGGCGGGCGTGTCGTCGGCACGTCGCCAGGccgaggaggggaggggaggacggTCTGGGCGTCAGCCGCATCTTGGTCGTTCTCGCCGGCAGGGGGCGCCGTGGCGGTGTGTTTGGACTTTGGACCTTGGACTGGTGGCAGCCTAGcccaaattttttaaaaaaaactttagTTTTTACAACGTCATCTCATCTTTTCAAATTAACATCAAACCTATTAATTCCTATAAGATACTAGAATTGCAACTTTCACAAGTTAGGAAATTAAAAATATCAGAAACTCCGTCTATGTTGTCCCAACATAGCCGGTCTCAAGCCCGGGTAAAAGAGGAGGGTTGTGATAAGCTTGGCGAGCTAACGTAAAAAACTCAGCCACTCTTATGGAGATGAAACCCAAAAGATTTTCGTTGGGGCGTAATCCTCTTAGCGACGCGCCATGTCGGAACCCGGGTGTGGTGTCAAATGGTCAGGGGCCGGGTCGTCACCCCCTAGGTGGCACGACATATCTTGATCTGGATACGGTGGCAAGTGAGCAAGGATCGGATCGTCGCATCCTTAGTGGTGTGCTACATCGGCGCCCGGGTGTAGTGAAAAATGAGCAAGGGTCTTCGCATTTGACTCGATGAGTGTGAAGGGTAAGGAAGCTGTTCGAACCTAGGAGGTTTTGCTTAGGTAGCTGGAACATAGGGTCTCTGACAGGTAAGTTACGAGAGCTAGTTGATACAACGGTGAGGAGAGGTGTTGATATCCTTTGCGTCCAGGAGACCAAGTGGAGGGgacagaaggagaagtagaggatACCGGCTTCAAGCTGTGGTATACGGGAACGGCTCCAAACAGAAATGGAGTAGGCATCTTGATCAACAAGAGCCTCAAATCTAGAGTGGTGGACATTAAGAGATGTGG encodes:
- the LOC124655173 gene encoding probable RNA-dependent RNA polymerase 1 — its product is MGGKTIQVSGFRRTDSADKVKDLLERVAGAGTVYAAKLRHPRNTSGTSRPFAIVQFQTEAHASSLLLRATQKNVLRIGGYYLKVRPAQHDIVPRPRTAIFNLRDDAAVLHFGCLLSQGEMSVLWSTGRGVSVEFGFGMKKIYFYLLHDSKKYKLELSYESIWEIQLYLPPSLWSQTKFLVIQVQAAPKIYERSMPCSSAPDFFNYFRDGKDDEWTRTTDFTPSASIGQSYIMCLEVPYLCDLPNIDEYFAYYTTHDSDFHRRRGYPYSCHSRFVPIVKSYYYTDIPYEILFKINHMVQNGILSGPTLDESFFRSVSPSIQCIDHIKLALEKLLYRKKTCLNPTSWLSEQYSKYRRSRSRITLPCISLDDDDGLVRVYRVQVTPAKMYFYGPEINVSNRVIRHYAADLDNFLRISFVDEDFEKLRSADISPRSASRRTALYDRIMSVLSDGITIGDKKFEFLAFSSSQLRDNSAWMFASRPGLSASGIRQWMGNFAGIRNVAKYAARLGQSFSASTETLKVEKYEVEEIPDIKNGTKYDFSDGIGKISADCAKQVAKKCKLNRFTPSAFQIRYGGYKGVVAVDPGSQWKLSLRKSMLKFESENITLDVLAYSKYQPCFLNRQLISLLSTLGVRDSIFELKQREAVERLNRMITESQAAIEAIELMPMREISNTIKGLLCGGYQPDLEPFLSMLLQTLRAFKLLELKTKSRIFIPQGQAMMGCLDETRTLSYGEVFVQASFTAKNDSEKKVVTGKVVVAKNPCLHPGDIRVLQAVDVPALHHMVNCVVFPQQGPRPHPNECSGSDLDGDVYFVSWDPDLIPTRMVAPMDYTPAPTEELDHDVRMEEVHEYFANYIVNESLGMIANAHVVFADKDPLKAESEPCIELAKLFSVAVDFPKTGVPAQIPPHFHVKEYPDFMEKHDKETYVSNGVIGKLYREIKWQNPRVDHFTRDVAKLSYDTDLIVDGYQYHIEEAEQFKEDYDIKLGNLMDHYGIKTEAEIISGCVLMMAKNFSRSSDNEAIAGAVRSLRREARSWFGETEDEDEDWRSVQEAKASAWYHVTYHQEYWGRYNQECERPHLISFPWCVCDMLLNIKHRRMRRKRTKT